In Paraburkholderia phytofirmans OLGA172, the genomic window TATGCGTTTGCAAGACTATCTGGTCGGGTACCACGTTGTCTGCATAGCGCTGATGCACCGACCAATCGGCGAACGGATTGGGCAATTTCAAAACTGCGCACAAGGTCGGATACTGTTTTCGAATTGCGTTCACGGAAACCTTGTCCCACAAATCGTTCACGTGCTCCTTGAAGGCTGCCGGCAGGGTGCCATCTGGAAGCCTGGTTGGTGCCACAACCAAGGCCGCCTTGATCGCACACTCGGCGGCAAGTCCATATAGCTGGTCCGCGTTCTGACGACGCTCAGCCTTCACGAGCACCTCGGCGTCGGCGTAGTGCCGACCGGCTGAACTAGCGTAATTCTCCGCCATTAGCGCTCCTAGGAAATAAGCAGGCGATTTTATACGGATATCGGGGTGCCATCAGGCTTCTGACGTTACATACGCCAGAAGCCCAGAAAGCGTTTCGTATAAGACTCGGCGCTACTAGGCGACGGGCCGGCTCAGGTGGCCATTGCTATTAGCGAATCCCGACGGCCCCCCAAGCAGATCATTCGCCGGCGCGACCGACCTTTCACACCCGAATCCGCTCGACCTCGTCCAGGCTGATCTCATCCTGTCGCCGGTCGTAGAGCTGGGTGGTGCGCGTCGACGCGTGGTTCGCCATCGCCGCGGCGTTCTCGAGGGTGCCGCCGTTCTTCAGGTACGCAGTGATGCCGGTCGCACGGAACGTGTGGTTGCCGATCTTGGTGCCGACGCCGGCCGCGAGCGCACGACGCCGCACCATCGCATACGCGTTGGCCTGCGGCAGCGGCGTGGTGCTGAGCTGCCCGGTGCCGCGCCGGACCGTGCGGAACAGCGGCCCCTTGGTGTCGTCAGCGATGCCGGTGCCGTCCAGATACGCGTGCAGGTAAGCCTCGAGCGTGTGATGACACGGCATCTCGTGCCGCTTGCCGCCCTTTTCACGCAGGCGCACCCACAGCCGCCGGTGCTGCACATAGACGTCATCGACCCGCATTGCGAGCGCCGCGCCCACCCGCGCGAACGAAAACACCATCAGCGCAATCAGCGCGCGGTCGCGCAGCCCGATCGGCGTCGTCACATCAATGCTGTCGATCAGCTGCCGTGCTTCGGTCGCATCGAGCACCGGCGTTTTGCCCTTTTTCGCGGTGTGGGACGGGCCGCGCACCGAGGCGGCCGGGTTGTGCGGCACGATCTGACCCACTACTAACCAGTCGAACAGGTGGCGGATCGCCGCCAGGTGCTGCTTGACGCTCGGCGCCGACAGCGTCTGCGTCTGCCGCTCGATCCACGCGGCGACATGCAGCGGCTGCACCGCCGTGATCGAGGTCACGCCGGCGCCGGCGCACCACGCAAGAAAGTCGCCGACCGCGCGCGCATACGCGCGCCGCGTGTGCGGGTTGCGGATTGCCGACGCGAAGAATTCCAGGAAGCGGATGCCGGCGCGCTCGCCCGCCGCCGCTACCACGACCGGCAGCGCCTGGCCTTGCGCCAACGCAACGAGCTGGGTCATGACCCGTTCTCTTCCAGCTCGGGCAGCACGGTAGCCAGGTCGCCTTCGACGTCGATGTCGTAGTAGGCCACCAGCAGCGCGACCTGCTGCCCGACCGTCGCCCGGAACGCCCCGAGTGCCGTGAAGAAGCCCGGCGTTGCCCCGCGCGCGTGCCACCGTTCGTCAAAGAACCGGAACTCTTCGTGCTGGTCGTCCTGAAACCGTCGGGCTGCGGCGCGAATGAGCCGCAGCGGCGTCGCGGCAAACACATCAGGCGGCAGCGCCTGCAGCGTCTTCGTGCATTCCTCACGAGTGGCGTGAACCGAGGCCTCGACCTGGCTCACGACCTCGAGATCCATCGGGTTGTAGAGCACGCGCCGGTCTTCGAGGAACACCATGAAACGCCTGACGATCGCGGCGTCGGATGGGCCAGGATCGGTCCATTGCACACCGCCAAACGGCATGCTGATGCCGGTGACCCTGCGCGCGATCGCGCCGGTCACCCGACGTCCGCGTTTCAGCCATTGCCTCATGCTCGCTTCCTCCCCATCGAATACTTTTCGAACTGTGGCAGCTCACGGATCAGGTCCATGTCGCGTTTCATTCGTTACCTGTTCTCGGGCAGCGGGCATCATCGGCCCTCGATGTCGCCGGCGGGGCTGACGCACTGAGCTGGCCAAGGCATTGACCGCAATGCGCGCAGTGATAGCCGTGCGGCCGGTGGTGACCGTACTGTCCGGTGACCTGCACCCGGTTGCAGGTGCCGCAGGCCGGGCATGTCTCATGGAAGGTGGCCGCATCAAACGGCTGGCTGTCCTCACTCCAGTCCGGCATACGGTCTCCTCTCCTGTATGTGATAAAGGACATTATCATACATATGAGGCAGGGAATGACCTTGAAGTGGATCCCCGATGGGTATCAGTGATCAGCTCTCAGCTGCAACTGACGCGGATCAA contains:
- a CDS encoding tyrosine-type recombinase/integrase, with the protein product MTQLVALAQGQALPVVVAAAGERAGIRFLEFFASAIRNPHTRRAYARAVGDFLAWCAGAGVTSITAVQPLHVAAWIERQTQTLSAPSVKQHLAAIRHLFDWLVVGQIVPHNPAASVRGPSHTAKKGKTPVLDATEARQLIDSIDVTTPIGLRDRALIALMVFSFARVGAALAMRVDDVYVQHRRLWVRLREKGGKRHEMPCHHTLEAYLHAYLDGTGIADDTKGPLFRTVRRGTGQLSTTPLPQANAYAMVRRRALAAGVGTKIGNHTFRATGITAYLKNGGTLENAAAMANHASTRTTQLYDRRQDEISLDEVERIRV
- a CDS encoding DUF6650 family protein, encoding MRQWLKRGRRVTGAIARRVTGISMPFGGVQWTDPGPSDAAIVRRFMVFLEDRRVLYNPMDLEVVSQVEASVHATREECTKTLQALPPDVFAATPLRLIRAAARRFQDDQHEEFRFFDERWHARGATPGFFTALGAFRATVGQQVALLVAYYDIDVEGDLATVLPELEENGS